One window of Vitis riparia cultivar Riparia Gloire de Montpellier isolate 1030 chromosome 5, EGFV_Vit.rip_1.0, whole genome shotgun sequence genomic DNA carries:
- the LOC117915100 gene encoding uncharacterized protein LOC117915100 — protein MSQRRHFLKLFCVRWFRARGLLNGKNERGQTPLHLLADFQMDHGTDFIMSQKVDKMALNEDNLTATDIISSAKDSLGRQDSILRKLKSVKARAGPLGWQWILKAINENKGEKRSEDRGVRESEDQGSVNRSKDKGFSLPGGYEDDDSMAILSKKTAFKIFVVADTTALVLSMAAVCVYFFMTLNNRKEVLHDFLNWGFNLSMYAMAAMMIAFMMGLYTVLPDSAWLVVFVWAICGCFFIFFSYILRKFYSSWKVMIKSSFWLRKFKLFVIKGQQLPLMRRGNGLF, from the exons ATGTCGCAAAGgcgtcattttctaaaattgttcTGCGTTCGTTGGTTCCGTGCGAGAGGACTACTCAATGGGAAGAATGAAAGGGGACAAACGCCTCTCCATTTACTTGCTGATTTCCAAATGGATCATGGTACAGATTTCATAATGAGTCAAAAGGTAGATAAGATGGCACTTAATGAAGATAATTTAACCGCCACAGACATAATATCATCAGCCAAGGACTCTCTCGGAAGACAG GACTCAATCCTAAGAAAATTGAAGAGTGTCAAAGCTAGGGCTGGACCTTTGGGTTGGCAGTGGATCCTCAAGGCCATCAACGAAAACAAAGGTGAGAAAAGAAGCGAAGACAGAGGTGTGAGGGAAAGCGAAGACCAAGGAAGTGTGAATAGAAGCAAAGACAAAG GTTTCAGCTTGCCTGGTGGGTATGAGGACGATGATAGCATGGCCATTTTAAGCAAAAAAACagctttcaaaatatttgttgtgGCGGATACCACAGCCTTGGTGCTTTCCATGGCTGCTGTTTGCGTCTATTTCTTCATGACGTTAAATAATCGGAAGGAGGTCCTCCATGACTTCTTGAACTGGGGATTTAATCTATCCATGTATGCCATGGCAGCGATGATGATTGCATTCATGATGGGCCTCTACACCGTGTTGCCAGATTCTGCATGGCTTGTAGTTTTCGTTTGGGCCATTTGTGGCtgttttttcatcttcttttcttatataCTTCGGAAGTTCTATTCATCATGGAAGGTGATGATAAAATCAAGTTTCTGGCTTAGAAAGTTCAAATTATTTGTTATAAAGGGGCAACAACTTCCACTGATGCGGCGGGGAAACGGTTTGTTTTAG
- the LOC117915274 gene encoding ankyrin-1-like produces the protein MDSNSSQVAPVDDSRTQISNRAATQCDRLTKTRHMDPQLYKAAAGRKTKYGLGEILQNFHDLGDELTPMENTVLHIAAQFGKQKCVNLILKEHSDLSLLRRVNEHGDTPLHLAAREGYQKVVEALIHAAKPQPPQPCDIESRVEFHQGMLRTMNREGDTALHEAVRYHHPKVVKLLIKEDPMFTYGPNHKGNTPLYMAAERGFDDLVDIILENFDTSPDHRGLKGRTALHAAVISKHPEMVYKILEWKKELIKEVDDNGWSPLHCAAYLGYTSIARQLLDKSEHESQIVANK, from the exons ATGGATTCCAATTCAAGCCAGGTTGCACCTGTCGATGATAGCCGAACCCAGATCTCCAACCGGGCTGCAACTCAATGTGACAGGCTAACGAAGACGAGACACATGGATCCTCAGCTCTACAAGGCGGCTGCAGGACGCAAAACCAAGTATGGCCTCGGTGAAATCCTACAAAATTTCCATGATCTTGGAGACGAACTAACCCCAATGGAGAACACAGTCCTCCACATTGCAGCCCAGTTTGGTAAACAGAAATGCGTGAACTTGATCCTTAAGGAACATTCAGACTTATCTCTACTACGACGTGTCAATGAACATGGCGACACTCCACTTCACCTTGCAGCCAGAGAGGGGTATCAGAAGGTGGTGGAAGCTCTCATTCACGCTGCAAAACCTCAACCCCCACAACCCTGCGATATCGAAAGTCGGGTTGAATTTCATCAGGGGATGCTGAGGACGATGAACCGGGAGGGAGACACAGCTTTACATGAAGCAGTGAGATATCATCACCCTAAGGTGGTGAAGTTATTGATTAAGGAAGACCCCATGTTTACCTATGGCCCTAATCACAAAGGCAACACTCCCCTTTACATGGCTGCGGAGAGGGGGTTTGACGACTTGGTGGACATAATCCTAGAAAATTTTGACACTTCACCAGATCACAGGGGCCTCAAGGGTAGAACCGCTTTGCATGCTGCCGTAATTTCCAAACACCCAG AAATGGTTTATAAAATTCTGGAATGGAAAAAAGAGCTGATTAAAGAGGTCGATGACAACGGGTGGTCTCCACTTCATTGCGCTGCATACTTGGGCTATACTTCAATTGCAAGGCAGTTACTAGACAAATCAGAACATGAGAGTCAA ATTGTTGCGAACAAGTAG
- the LOC117915275 gene encoding ankyrin repeat-containing protein At5g02620-like yields the protein MLRKSRSPTRAAAEDGCLTKITFMDPKLYVAAADGHIHVLEQYDEIHVQLTPKKNTVLHVAAQFGQADCVQWILQLPSPSSLLQQPNEKGDTPLHLAAREGHLTVVKNLINAAKQLQEGDSERGVTAICKVILRMTNEDQDTALHEAVRYHHPEVVKLLIQEDPDFTYGANTAGNTPLYIAAECGFGDLVQMILDNCASPAHSGIKGRTALHASVILNHQAMTKKILEWKPALTNELDEKGWSPLHFAAYVGCHPTIVKQLLEKSERYVVYLGVKDHGNRTALHIAASRGHVDVVKVLVSHFPDCCEKVDDEGNNVLHLIMPEIKIFVTSGLSNIRWLRVRGLMNEKNVEGKTPLHLFHTSPLSKDDNNIIPPETIFTWILDTLVRLGIRERSSRVRMRPLGSPEIKEDSGSSERKESFTLPGGYIQNESNNQGMAVLSLPTNGTKGKTETWQLQ from the exons ATGCTCAGGAAGTCCAGATCACCAACCAGGGCGGCAGCTGAAGATGGTTGCCTGACCAAGATCACATTCATGGATCCTAAATTGTACGTGGCTGCAGCAGATGGTCACATCCATGTACTTGAGCAATATGATGAAATTCATGTCCAACTAACCCCAAAAAAGAACACAGTTCTTCATGTTGCAGCCCAATTCGGTCAAGCGGACTGCGTTCAGTGGATCCTTCAGTTGCCTTCTCCTTCATCACTATTGCAACAACCCAATGAGAAAGGTGACACTCCACTTCACCTTGCAGCCAGAGAAGGGCATTTGACGGTGGTGAAAAATCTGATCAACGCTGCCAAACAACTTCAAGAAGGAGACTCGGAGAGAGGGGTTACAGCAATTTGTAAGGTGATTCTGAGGATGACAAATGAGGACCAAGACACAGCCTTGCACGAGGCAGTGAGATATCATCACCCCGAGGTGGTGAAGTTATTGATTCAGGAAGACCCCGACTTCACCTATGGTGCTAATACCGCAGGCAACACTCCTCTTTACATCGCTGCTGAGTGTGGATTCGGAGACTTGGTGCAGATGATCCTAGACAATTGCGCTTCACCAGCTCATAGTGGCATCAAAGGTCGGACGGCTTTGCACGCTTCGGTGATTCTCAATCACCAAG CAATGACAAAGAAGATACTGGAATGGAAGCCGGCTTTAACTAACGAATTAGATGAAAAAGGGTGGTCTCCCCTTCACTTTGCTGCATATGTGGGTTGTCATCCAACAATAGTGAAGCAATTGCTAGAGAAGTCTGAAAGGTATGTTGTCTATCTAGGCGTCAAAGACCATGGAAACAGGACAGCTCTTCATATTGCAGCGAGTCGCGGCCATGTGGACGTAGTGAAGGTGCTGGTCTCACACTTTCCAGATTGTTGCGAGAAAGTTGATGATGAGGGCAATAATGTTCTTCACTTGATTATGccagaaataaaaatatttgtaacttCGGGTTTGTCAAACATTCGCTGGTTAAGGGTGAGAGGACTCATGAATGAGAAGAATGTTGAAGGAAAGACACCCCTCCATCTGTTTCACACTTCTCCCTTGTCTAAGGATGACAACAATATCATACCTCCAGAAACGATCTTCACGTGGATATTGGACACCTTAGTAAGATTAGGG ATTCGGGAGCGAAGCTCCAGAGTTAGAATGAGACCCTTAGGTTCGCCAGAGATCAAGGAAGACAGTGGAAGCAGCGAAAGGAAAGAAA GTTTCACACTACCTGGTGGTTACATTCAGAACGAGAGCAATAACCAGGGCATGGCAGTCTTGTCGCTCCCTACCAATGGAACCAAGGGCAAGACCGAGACATGGCAATTGCAGTAA